Proteins encoded in a region of the Zea mays cultivar B73 chromosome 4, Zm-B73-REFERENCE-NAM-5.0, whole genome shotgun sequence genome:
- the LOC100285578 gene encoding 60S ribosomal protein L34 yields the protein MVQRLTYRKRHSYATKSNQTRVVKTPGGKLVYQYTKKRASGPKCPVTGKKIQGIPHLRPAEYKRSRLARNQRTVNRPYGGVLSGTAVRERIIRAFLVEEQKIVKKVLKIQKTKDKASKS from the exons ATGGTGCAGCGCCTCACCTACCGGAAGCGGCACAGCTACGCCACCAAATCGAACCAGACCCGCGTCGTCAAGACACCTG GTGGGAAACTTGTGTACCAGTACACCAAGAAGCGCGCGAGCGGACCGAAGTGCCCAGTCACCGGGAAGAAGATCCAAGGA ATTCCACACCTGAGACCTGCTGAGTACAAGAGGTCCAGGTTGGCAAGGAACCAAAGGACTGTGAATCGTCCATATGGTGGTGTTCTGTCTGGTACTGCAGTTAGGGAGAG GATCATCCGTGCCTTTTTGGTCGAGGAACAGAAGATAGTGAAGAAGGTGTTGAAGATCCAAAAGACCAAGGATAAGGCCTCCAAGAGCTAG